The DNA sequence TCAACTAAGCCTTCAATGCCTGCCAATTTCGATCTTAGAAGGTCGGCTTGGCTACGCAGCACGTCCAAATCATCGCCAAAGATCTTAATAGCAATTTGCGATCGCACTCCTGAAAGCATGTGATCTATTCGATGTGAGATTGGCTGACCGATCGCAATTGCAGCGGGTAAGTTAACTAATCTTGACCTGATATCTGCCTGTATCTCAGCCATGGAGCGATCTAAATCTCCCGCAGGCTTTAAACCAACATCTAACTCGCTCACATGTACACCTTCCGCATGCTCGTCCAATTCTGCGCGGCCACTCCTGCGTCCAACATAAGTCACTTCTGGAACCTGCCTGACTAACTTTTCTGCTTGGCTAGCTACGCCCGCCGATTCAGAGAGAGAGACACCAGGATTTAAACGCAATCCGATCAGTAAAGTCCCTTCGTTAAAGGGCGGTAAAAATGCGCTCGCCATAAAGGGAACACTGGCAGCAGCGACTATGACGGATGCAAAAGCATACATCAGAGGCTTTTTAGGCGCCGCCAATAACCTTGATAACTGAACCTCATAATGGCTTTTAAGCCAAGTGACAATCTTTGTATCGTGATCCCTCAGGGACTGCATTGAGGGCAGCAAGTAAAAGCAGAGTACTGGCGTGATAGTGACTGAAACTAAAAGCGATGCAAGAGTAGAGACTATAAATGCAATACCCAAAGGCACAAATAGTCGCCCCTCTATACCTGGTAATGCAAATAATGGGATGAATACCAAAACGATGATGGCTGTAGCATAGATAATTCCGGTTCTTACCTCAAGCGATGCGGCTCTCACAATCGCTAGTGGACTTAATTGGTCTAAAGATGCTTTATCTAGATTTACTCTAAGGCGACGAATTACGTTTTCCACATCAACTACTGCATCATCAACCAGGCCGCCGATTCCAATGGCTAAGCCTCCTAAGGTCATCGTATTAATTGATAAACCAAAGTACTTAAAAACTAGGGCAGTTAAGAGAATTGAAACTGGAATTGCTGTTAATGAGATGAGGACCGGGCGAATTGTTCCTAAAAAGAAATACAGCACTACAGCAACAAAGATTGATGCGCCAATCAGCTTACCCTCTAAAGTGCTAATGGATGCATCAATAAAGCTCGCCTGCCTAAATGTTACTTTAGGAGCTTCCATGCCAGTTGGCAAGCCCTGCTTTAATTCTGCAATAGCCGATTCAATCTTTTTTGTTAGCGCTACCGTATCTGCTGAAGGTTGTTTTTGTACACCTAGAATGACTGCTGGCCCACCTTCATAACCGGCATCGCCTCGCTTAACTGCTGGTGCAAAAGTAATATCTGCAACTTGTCTTAAAAGTATTGTTTGTCCATTGCGGTTCGATACGGCAATGTTCTTTAAATCTTCAAGGCTAGAGGTTCGCCCTATATGACGAATAAGATACTCACGATTATTGGACTCAAGAAATCCACCAGACGTATTTGCAGAGTAGCCCCGCAATGCATCTTCAATCTGCAATATGCTAAGGCCTAGCTCCGCCATACGGCGAGTATTGGGTTGCACTTGAAACTGCCTGACTTGCCCACCTATAGGAATGACTTGCGCTACCCCGGGGATAGCCATCAATCTGGGTCGCAAAACCCAATCAGCATACTCGCGAACCTGCATGGATGAAATCTTAGATTCATCAATCGGAATGGCAATTTGCATAATCTCACCCATGATCGAACTAATGGGCCCCATGCGCGAAACAATGCCATCCGGAATTGCTCCCTCCATAGATGACAGTCTTTCTGAAACCATTTGTCTGGCGCGATAGATGTCTACAGTCCAGTCAAAAGTAACGTATATGAAAGAGAGGCCGGCGCTAGATACTGAGCGAATAGCCTCTACTCCCGGTAAACCATTCATAGCCGTTTCGAGTGGGAATGTAATGAGTTGTTCAACTTCTTCTGAAGCCATTCCGCCAGCCTCGGTCATGATGGTGACAGTAGGCTTATTCAGATCGGGAAAGACATCCACAGGCATCTTGCTTAAGGTGTAGGCACCATAGAACATAGATATAGCACCGAGCAAAATCACTATCATGCGATTTTTTAAGCTGAAATCTAATAACCAAGTAAACATGTCTTAATCCTTAACGAATTTGATTGATGAGGGATGCCCCATCAGTAATGACTCGTTCACCATCTTTAATACCACTAGTAATAACAATGCTCTGACCATCTAAAGGCTCATATACAACTGTTCTTGGCTCAAATATTTCTGGGGACTTTTTAATCCAGACAATTGTTTGGTTCGAGCTGCTTTTGACTAATGATTTTGAAGGCGCCTTTACTCCAGTGATCTTGCTATCGGTATTTACAAATACTCGAATGGGCTGACCTATGGGTAAAAATTGGAGATCGTCCGATTTAGCAGAAAAAGTTAGAGGTAAGGCTTGCTCTCTGAGGGTCTGTCCACCACCAAGATACTTGAGCTCAATCACTTTGCCATTGACATCCACCTTGCCATCAGCAATGTTCTTACTCAGACTTGAATCGTAGGCAAGCGCTTCTATTAATAGCTTGGATGGATTAACGACCTCAAAGATTAGATCTCTTGCTTGCACTACTTGGCCAGATACGACACCCGTAGTAGAAATAATTCCGCTGACTGGGGCTCTTAATTCTTCATTAGCAACAGCGGCTTCTGCCTCTTCAATAGTCTTACGAGGGACCGTATCGCTCAGATCTCGCAAACGCTTTAGTCGACTTTCCGCAAGTGATCTTGATTTTCCTGGGCCAGCCTCTGGCGTTACATACGCCAAGACATCGCCTTTACTAACCTTCTGTCCGGGCAATGGAAAACCAGCTGGTCCCGGCGTAATACGGCCAGCAACAATCGCTTGCACCTTACCGCCAAAGTTAGGATCCATAATGACTTTTCCAGCTAAATCATAGGTTTTGGCATATTCGCCGAACTGGCCAGGAGCTGTCATCACGTGTAACTGGCGTTGCGCAGGCTTGGGAATAAAAAGACTGCCGTCCGACTGTCTTTTAGGGGCGTCACCTTGAACTTGGGATACTTCCGACTCGCCATGACCCGGCCCAGCATAAACCTTAAAAGCAAATAGCGCCACAGATAAACTAATGAGGACAATGGGGCGAAATACAAAATCTCTCTGTTTGCGATTCATACCCGCTCCTTAATTTGTTTGATTAGTTTTTTTGTATTCGTCATCAACACCTCTTTCTTGCGATAAGACAAATAGGCAATTGCCATCAAGAGGCTGAAATAAAGCAAGATCTTTATTGCTGATTTCCAAGTGATCAATGAGGAGCGCTCAAAGGAACTTAGATCTATAGTGGCTGCTAGTATGTCGGTAACATCATCATTAATCGTGATGGTGATCGCAGTAGGCTGATCTTTAATTTTATTTTTTAGGCGAAAGAGATACTCTCCATCGCCATGAGGCTCTGAACTAATTTTAGAGCCCTCAAGCTCAATTTCAACCTTGGCTCCTTTGACCAATTCATTGGAGGAGTAGCGATCTAGGTAGAGCGTGATTTCCTTGCCGTTAATCACTCCTACCGCCTCATAGAGATCAGATTCAGCATAAAAGCGAGGTAGTGATTGAGTTTGTGCAGTGGTGGGTTTTTCCTCCCCATGACCAGGACCTGCATAAGTTGCCGATGCGATCGTCAGAAATAGCGCAATTAATAGTTTTGACGCCCACTGACTATATTTGTTCAATAAATTCATAGTTAAAGTGACCTTACTCTGGTAACAGGCCAAGGGCCTGTCGTAAATTTGAAACTGAAACTGCGTAATTGATTTTTGCAATTGCAGCCTGCCTATTTGCATCCACTGCTTCTAGCTCAATACGTAGTCTTGTGGGCAAATCGGTTTCACCAAAGCGAAATGATTTGTCAAAAAATTGACGTGTTTCATTGGCTAAGTTAGACCTCTTATCTGCAGCGCCAAGCTTCATTTTTGCCGACTTCACTAAAGCCACATTTGACTCCACATTACTTAATGCAGACTCTCGCTCATAGGACAATCGAACCTCTGAATCGACCATCTCAGCAGTAGCACTGGCCAATCTATTGGTATTGCGAGCATCAGAGCCAAAAGGAATTCTTAACCCAACAGCAACTGATTGCTGATAAGGAACGCCATAGACTTCACGGCCCTTAGTAGTCCATATTTGCAATTGTGGGGAAGCCCGAGTTTGAGACTTTGCTAGGTCAACTGCTTTTTTAGCAACCTCTAACTGATCTACAAGGGCTGCAACGATTGGCAAACTAGAATCTAGTCCTGACAGGTTTTCAGGAACCTTAGGTAGCGGTTCAATATTTTTAGCAATGTCACCGAATTGAATTTTCTTGAGATACTCACTTCCTAATAAAGTACGCACCCTTTGCTCAGCATTAATTACGTTGGCCTGCGCTTCGACCAAAAAAGCTTCTGATGATGCGAGGGCACCATTGGCCTGATGAAGATCAGCGCGAGATAAGTCTCCAGCCTTAAATCTCTTTTCAACATCAAGAGCTAAGCTCTTTGCATTCTCATTTCTGCGTAGCGCTAAATCAGACTCAATTTTTGATTTCTGGTAATTCCAATAGGCATCCCTTACTTCAGCTGCAATTCTCAATTGGGATAGATAGTATTGAGACAAAAGCTTTTTATATTCAGCATCCGCTAAATTAATTGAGCTTGACCGCTCATTCCATAACCACAGGGGGATATCTAAACCCAGTATGGTTTCACTAGCGCCTTGATTGCTGTTAGTTCTATCGGTCTTTTGCGACACTTCAACCGAAGCTGGGCTTACCAAAAGGCTGCTAGCAATTTTTTGCTTAGCAAGCGCGGCCTCTACTCGATACTGATAGGACTTGTAGTCAGGTTGGCGCTCCCATGAAGATTCATAGAAGGACTTTAAGGTCGATCCACCTTTGAGCTCGGCATTAGCCAGCGCTATTGGCGATCCCAATATAAATACCAATCCAGTAAATTGAATGACGCAGCGACGAACTACGCCCGAATACTCTCGCAACATAAAAACTCCATTTGTTTGTTCAAAACAGAGTTAGCGAGAGGAGAAGAATTAGGTTAAGGCTCTCGCTAACTTAGGCGAGAGCGAGCCAATTGGGTTTTTCGGGGCGGTGAGGAGAAATATCGACTAAAAACTCTACTCGTGCATCTTCATAATGAAAGATGGTAGAGGTAACTGAAATGCTAAAAGTGGAATGCAATGCTGGAGAATGCGCCAAATGACAGACCCCACAATCAGAATCGTAGCTTGCAGAATCGCTAGCAGAGGCAATGCTGACTGGCTTCTCATGCTCGTGATGTGAAACATGAGAAGCTGCTGCCCGCTCTTCTTGGCAGTAAGCAGAAACCGTAGCATAGGATGTTTGTATAGATAAAGCTAGCAGGGCCAGAATTATCAGGATTTTTCTCATGTTTCTATTACAGCATATTTCTTGGTATTTTGCATTATGGGCTTTCCCACAAACGCCTAATAGATTAACCTTACATAAAGAGGTGCATCAGCAGCTCATACAATTAAAAAACATCCGAAGGTGGTTAGTGTCTCTTCCAGCCGATAGCAATCTTGATTTGGTTTTTGCTATGACAATTTAATTTAGCTCAAACTAGGATGGAAAATACTCAGGACTAACCCTTGAGCATCAACAGAAATGTCGTTTTAAACGACATTGCAAGTATCCACCCTAGATGGTTGGCACGGTTAGGCAGAGTTAGGGCAAATCAATTAGCGGTAGAACCAATAGATGCAAGCACGATTAAACCGGAGCCAAATTTTTCTCTTGCATCATCAATTGCATTTCTAAGACTACTGGTAATCCAATCATTTAAACCCAAGGAATCATGCAAATGCTTTTCTGTATGCCTATGATGACGCATCGCATTCTGCCCCTCAAGAGCCAATTCCTTAAAGGGATTCATTTTTTGATCACTTGATTCCAATGCTTCCAGTGCCTTATTTAAATCAGGGCTATGCCAAAAATCATGTAACTGCTTAGCCTGTTGTTTAGATTTGAAAATTAAATTTCCCTTAACAACCATTACCGTCCATGAAGCAACAGACATGCAAAGCAGAATAATTGCGGTCAGTTGAATGACAAATCCGCCATCAACCCACAAATGAAAGAGGCTCATACTTGAATTCATATCACTACTCCAAAATAAATTTAACTGGTAATTCGTAACACATCGGGATTGGGGTATTTCCCTTTTTTGCCGGGATAAATCTCCACTGCTTAACGGTCTGCAAAGCAACTTGGTCAAGACGCAAATAACCAGAGCCCTGCTTCAAATCCAAACTCTCTAACGACCCATTGGCGCCAATACAGGCCCTTAAAAGCACTAAACCCT is a window from the Polynucleobacter sp. MWH-Aus1W21 genome containing:
- a CDS encoding efflux RND transporter periplasmic adaptor subunit — protein: MNRKQRDFVFRPIVLISLSVALFAFKVYAGPGHGESEVSQVQGDAPKRQSDGSLFIPKPAQRQLHVMTAPGQFGEYAKTYDLAGKVIMDPNFGGKVQAIVAGRITPGPAGFPLPGQKVSKGDVLAYVTPEAGPGKSRSLAESRLKRLRDLSDTVPRKTIEEAEAAVANEELRAPVSGIISTTGVVSGQVVQARDLIFEVVNPSKLLIEALAYDSSLSKNIADGKVDVNGKVIELKYLGGGQTLREQALPLTFSAKSDDLQFLPIGQPIRVFVNTDSKITGVKAPSKSLVKSSSNQTIVWIKKSPEIFEPRTVVYEPLDGQSIVITSGIKDGERVITDGASLINQIR
- a CDS encoding efflux RND transporter permease subunit produces the protein MFTWLLDFSLKNRMIVILLGAISMFYGAYTLSKMPVDVFPDLNKPTVTIMTEAGGMASEEVEQLITFPLETAMNGLPGVEAIRSVSSAGLSFIYVTFDWTVDIYRARQMVSERLSSMEGAIPDGIVSRMGPISSIMGEIMQIAIPIDESKISSMQVREYADWVLRPRLMAIPGVAQVIPIGGQVRQFQVQPNTRRMAELGLSILQIEDALRGYSANTSGGFLESNNREYLIRHIGRTSSLEDLKNIAVSNRNGQTILLRQVADITFAPAVKRGDAGYEGGPAVILGVQKQPSADTVALTKKIESAIAELKQGLPTGMEAPKVTFRQASFIDASISTLEGKLIGASIFVAVVLYFFLGTIRPVLISLTAIPVSILLTALVFKYFGLSINTMTLGGLAIGIGGLVDDAVVDVENVIRRLRVNLDKASLDQLSPLAIVRAASLEVRTGIIYATAIIVLVFIPLFALPGIEGRLFVPLGIAFIVSTLASLLVSVTITPVLCFYLLPSMQSLRDHDTKIVTWLKSHYEVQLSRLLAAPKKPLMYAFASVIVAAASVPFMASAFLPPFNEGTLLIGLRLNPGVSLSESAGVASQAEKLVRQVPEVTYVGRRSGRAELDEHAEGVHVSELDVGLKPAGDLDRSMAEIQADIRSRLVNLPAAIAIGQPISHRIDHMLSGVRSQIAIKIFGDDLDVLRSQADLLRSKLAGIEGLVDLEIEKQVLAPQIKVRIDYDKAAQYGVSTSQIMATLQGMVEGERLSQIIEGNRRFALVIKLPDSARNLEGLADILIDTPNGKIPLSKIASIEDGDGPNQISRDGGKRRIVLSANASKRALSDIVADIRTVISNQTLPEGYFITLDGQFKAQEEASKVIGLLSIGSFLLMFAVLNNRYKSMRLSLMIMSNIPLAMVGAVIGLWISGQPLSIAALIGFITLAGISVRNGILKISHYLNLMQSEGESFSLAMIIRGSIERLSPVLMTALVTAFALAPLLFEAERPGTEILHPVAVVIFSGLISSTLLDTFLTPAMFWLYGKKASEIALSNMKTNEVF
- a CDS encoding TolC family protein; protein product: MLREYSGVVRRCVIQFTGLVFILGSPIALANAELKGGSTLKSFYESSWERQPDYKSYQYRVEAALAKQKIASSLLVSPASVEVSQKTDRTNSNQGASETILGLDIPLWLWNERSSSINLADAEYKKLLSQYYLSQLRIAAEVRDAYWNYQKSKIESDLALRRNENAKSLALDVEKRFKAGDLSRADLHQANGALASSEAFLVEAQANVINAEQRVRTLLGSEYLKKIQFGDIAKNIEPLPKVPENLSGLDSSLPIVAALVDQLEVAKKAVDLAKSQTRASPQLQIWTTKGREVYGVPYQQSVAVGLRIPFGSDARNTNRLASATAEMVDSEVRLSYERESALSNVESNVALVKSAKMKLGAADKRSNLANETRQFFDKSFRFGETDLPTRLRIELEAVDANRQAAIAKINYAVSVSNLRQALGLLPE
- a CDS encoding MotA/TolQ/ExbB proton channel family protein; protein product: MNSSMSLFHLWVDGGFVIQLTAIILLCMSVASWTVMVVKGNLIFKSKQQAKQLHDFWHSPDLNKALEALESSDQKMNPFKELALEGQNAMRHHRHTEKHLHDSLGLNDWITSSLRNAIDDAREKFGSGLIVLASIGSTAN